From a region of the Vanessa atalanta chromosome 13, ilVanAtal1.2, whole genome shotgun sequence genome:
- the LOC125068225 gene encoding aryl-hydrocarbon-interacting protein-like 1: MTNTAPIVKNTIYTGQKYVPIADGSKVHFHFQTWKLGKERTLIDDSKKIGQKEPMVLVIGHKFKLEVWESIVKMMAVGEVASFQVKKELVYSYPFVSKTLRELGQEQRRKHTCTMTLHTEGIGYPDLDDLINSPCDLEFIIEVLKVERSNEYEKELWQLSSEERLQLVPELKEKGNKLYGQKLYDQAEDAYRQAISICEQLMIRERKCDEEWINLNKVKLPILLNFAQCKLVKGEYYAVIEHCNTVLDHDADNEKALYRRAKANVGAWNPEAAEKDFKRLKTLNPELIPTIDKELENLKQLRKEKSENDKDALKKLFDKDNNAS, encoded by the exons ATGACTAACACAGCcccaattgtaaaaaatacaatctaCACAGGACAAAAATATGTACCTATTGCTGATGgaagtaaa GTACACTTTCATTTCCAAACATGGAAATTAGGAAAGGAAAGGACACTCATTGATGACAGTAAAAAAATTGGTCAAAAAGAGCCAATGGTGCTAGTAATTGGACATAAATTCAAACTTGAGGTTTGggagtcaattgtaaaaatgaTGGCTGTTGGCGAAGTAGCGAGTTTTCAAGTGAAAAAAgag ttagtgTACAGTTACCCCTTTGTGTCAAAAACCCTTCGTGAACTGGGCCAAGAGCAACGCAGAAAGCATACATGTACTATGACGCTGCACACCGAAGGAATCGGATACCCTGACTTGGATGATTTGATCAACTCACCTTGTGacttagaatttataatag aaGTGTTAAAAGTTGAAAGATCAAATGAATATGAGAAAGAGCTCTGGCAGCTAAGCAGCGAAGAGAGGCTTCAACTTGTACCCGAACTTAAAGAAAAGGGCAATAAATTGTATGGACAAAAGTTGTATGATCAGGCAGAAGATGCATACAGACAGGCTATATCCATTTGTGAACAACTAATGATCAG agaaaGAAAATGTGATGAGGAATGGATCAACTTAAATAAAGTCAAACTTCCAATTTTACTTAACTTTGCTCAGTGTAAACTAGTCAAGGGTGAATACTATGCTGTCATAGAACATTGCAATACTGTTTTAGATCATGATGCAG atAATGAAAAAGCACTATATAGAAGAGCTAAAGCAAACGTAGGAGCATGGAATCCAGAAGCAGCTGAAAAAGATTTTAAACGATTGAAAACTTTGAATCCAGAACTGATTCCAACTATTGATAAAGAGCTAGAAAACCTCAAACagttaagaaaagaaaaaagtgaAAATGACAAGGAtgctttaaaaaagttatttgataAGGATAATAATGCTTCATAG
- the LOC125068138 gene encoding tRNA (uracil-5-)-methyltransferase homolog A, producing the protein MSETNESVTEIKLDSENQETPSISEEYAYLDRGGFSSEKFKIELRGMPKFYGIAELKKLMNQKLGLNTSKIKRPKNGSHWLYACFQNDEERNKAISVLNGYLWKGKTLIAEEAKPAPDPLVRKRKQEEDATQIKKKKENENKSQEERLKDAVTPFWNIPYEEQLKLKEKEIKNLLMKFDNEVWKVDKGRRREIESNRKLHKGLSFELKAIEKSPITEGYRNKCEFTVGIDDETQKPTVGFRLGSYVTGTVGVAPIMGLNHISEKTKKAVLLFQEFVRKSSMAPFSPADFSGYWRYLTVRESSYSGEIMLIIAMHPQNLTVEELDELSKQLVAHFSSEEAVACGVKSLYFEVIRKRRVGEDASKPTHLMGSTHITDSILGLQFRISAEAFFQINTAGAGVLYALAVALSAARRGDTALDICCGTGTIGLCFAQHCNKVLGLELVAEAVQDAKANAELNNIENCEFFTGKAEDILPSVLARAPGDDIIAIVDPPRAGLHMRAVTQLRNTEKVKRLVYMSCSPASAIKNFVDLTRPSSKTLRGAPFVPVRAVPVDMFPHTKHVELLILFQREDASNSKVCTEASEAPNNIAETSETTTEASEAITDNVETSQMPTEASEAQTEVAVSSETQANVETSEKSTEKHVSPDNVVNTNDDV; encoded by the exons atgtctgAAACAAATGAATCTGTAACTGAAATTAAACTAGATAGCGAAAATCAGGAAACACCGAGTATTAGTGAAGAATATGCTTATTTGGATAGAGGTGGTTTCTCTTCGGAGAAGTTTAAGATAGAACTTCGTGGAATGCCAAAGTTTTATGGCATAGCA GAACTGAAAAAATTGATGAATCAAAAATTAGGCTTGaatacaagtaaaattaaaagaccTAAGAATGGCAGTCACTGGCTGTATGCATGTTTTCAAAATGATGAAGAACGGAATAAAGCTATATCTGTGTTAAATGGATATTTATGGAAAg gaaaaacATTAATAGCGGAAGAAGCAAAACCTGCGCCGGATCCTCTggtaagaaaaagaaaacaagAGGAAGACGcaacacagataaaaaagaaaaaggagAATGAAAATAAGTCCCAAGAAGAAAGACTAAAAGATGCTGTCACACCATTCTGGAATATTCCTTATGAAGAACAG cTTAAACTCAAAGAGAAAGAGATTAAAAATCTtctaatgaaatttgataatgAAGTATGGAAAGTAGATAAAGGAAGGCGCAGAGAAATTGAGTCAAATAGAAAACTACACAAAGGACTTAGTTTTGAGCTCAAAGCCATTGAAAAATCACCCATTACCGAGGGCTATAGAAATAAATGTGAGTTTACTGTAGGCATTGATGATGAAACACAAAAGCCCACAGTTGGATTTAGGCTCGGTAGCTATGTTACGGGCACAGTTGGTGTTGCCCCTATAATGGGCTTGAATCATATAtctgaaaaaacaaaaaaggctGTTTTA cTATTCCAAGAGTTTGTTCGTAAGTCATCAATGGCACCATTTTCACCAGCTGACTTTTCTGGTTACTGGAGATATCTCACTGTGCGGGAGTCATCATATTCTGGAGAAATCATGCTTATCATTGCTATGCATCCAcag AATCTAACAGTGGAGGAATTGGACGAACTATCGAAGCAGCTAGTGGCCCACTTCAGTTCAGAGGAAGCAGTTGCATGTGGTGTCAAATCTTTGTACTTCGAGGTTATTAGAAAAAG ACGGGTGGGTGAAGATGCATCGAAACCAACTCATCTGATGGGATCAACGCACATCACAGATTCTATACTGGGGCTACAGTTCAGAATATCAGCAGAAGCATTCTTTCAG ATCAACACGGCGGGCGCGGGCGTGCTGTACGCGCTGGCCGTGGCGCTgagcgcggcgcggcgcggggaCACCGCCCTCGACATCTGCTGCGGGACGGGCACCATCGGACTCTGCTTCGCTCAG CATTGCAACAAAGTTCTCGGCCTGGAGCTGGTCGCAGAAGCCGTGCAAGATGCAAAGGCGAACGCGGAGCtaaacaatatagaaaactgcGAATTCTTCACGGGGAAAGCCGAAGATATACTGCCCTCGGTGTTGGCGAGAGCTCCGGGAGACGATATAATCGCTATTGTGGACCCTCCAAGAGCTGGCCTCC ATATGCGCGCAGTCACTCAGCTCAGGAACACGGAGAAGGTCAAACGCCTGGTCTACATGTCGTGCAGCCCGGCGTCGGCCATCAAGAACTTCGTGGACCTGACGCGCCCGTCGTCCAAGACGCTGCGCGGCGCGCCCTTCGTGCCCGTGCGCGCCGTGCCCGTCGACATGTTCCCGCACACCAAGCACGTCGAGCTGCTCATTCTGTTCCAGAGGGAG gatGCTTCAAACTCGAAAGTCTGTACAGAAGCAAGTGAAGCACCGAATAATATAGCTGAAACAAGTGAAACGACCACTGAAGCAAGTGAAGCAATAACAGATAATGTTGAAACCAGTCAAATGCCAACCGAAGCAAGTGAAGCGCAAACAGAAGTTGCTGTATCAAGTGAAACGCAAGCTAATGTCGAAACAAGTGAAAAGTCTACCGAAAAGCATGTATCTCCGGACAATGTTGTAAATACAAATGATGACGTgtga